A section of the Marinoscillum sp. 108 genome encodes:
- a CDS encoding gliding motility lipoprotein GldH, which produces MIKSIWLLIPVALLLACDPDRVFEENKNLEEAYWHKDSLVTFEFDVPAADRKYDLYANIRNAQHFPFYNLYYQYTLSDSSGVVLAQELKNINLFDPKTGEPYGSGLGDLFDHRQLLLSAYDFPAQGKYTLTFEQYMRQDSLALIMSVGARLEQVTGQ; this is translated from the coding sequence ATGATAAAATCGATTTGGCTGCTCATTCCGGTAGCCCTATTGCTGGCATGTGATCCCGATCGAGTGTTTGAAGAAAACAAGAACCTTGAAGAGGCCTATTGGCATAAAGATTCGCTGGTGACCTTTGAGTTTGATGTACCCGCTGCTGATCGCAAGTACGACCTCTATGCTAACATTAGGAATGCCCAGCACTTCCCTTTTTACAATTTGTACTACCAGTACACCCTTTCTGACTCGTCTGGGGTAGTGCTTGCTCAGGAGTTAAAGAACATTAATCTTTTCGATCCAAAAACGGGAGAACCCTATGGAAGCGGTTTGGGTGATCTTTTCGATCACAGACAGTTGCTGCTTTCGGCTTATGACTTCCCGGCCCAGGGCAAGTACACGCTCACCTTTGAGCAATACATGCGACAGGATAGTCTGGCGCTGATTATGTCAGTAGGGGCCAGACTTGAGCAGGTTACAGGGCAATAG
- the purD gene encoding phosphoribosylamine--glycine ligase encodes MNILVIGSGGREHAMVWKIRQSAKCDELFVAPGNGGTHDLATNLYISVEDHDGIKAAILEKHIDLVVIGPEVPLVNGLVDDLKNDPACKDLLIVGPGRNGAILEGSKEFAKDFMKKYGVPTAAAEVFDQSNIQEGYQFLEKLKPPYVLKADGLAAGKGVLITESIDEAKQNLDDLIINKKFGDASAKVLVEEFLPGIEVSVFVLTDGKDYLILPEAKDYKRIGEKDSGPNTGGMGAISPVIFADKDFMKRVEDEVVKPTIEGIRKEQMDYTGFVFIGLMNSGGVPKVIEYNVRMGDPETEVVLPRIKSDFVSLLEAAARGTLASQKLEVEPFTAATVMLVAGGYPDAYEKGKEISFTDSMKSVITFHAGTRKVQDKLVTNGGRVMALTGLGKNMGEALSHCYKAAEHVKWEGINFRSDIGFDLQELGQ; translated from the coding sequence ATGAATATACTTGTGATTGGCTCAGGTGGGAGAGAACATGCCATGGTCTGGAAGATCCGGCAAAGTGCTAAATGTGATGAGCTTTTCGTGGCGCCCGGCAATGGAGGCACACATGATCTGGCCACTAACCTTTATATCAGCGTAGAGGATCATGATGGCATCAAAGCGGCTATATTGGAAAAGCATATCGATTTGGTGGTGATAGGTCCGGAAGTGCCTCTGGTAAATGGTCTGGTGGATGACCTGAAAAATGACCCTGCTTGCAAGGATTTGTTGATTGTGGGGCCAGGTCGAAATGGGGCCATCCTGGAAGGGAGCAAGGAGTTTGCCAAGGATTTCATGAAAAAATACGGAGTGCCAACGGCTGCTGCTGAAGTATTTGACCAATCGAACATACAGGAGGGATATCAGTTTCTGGAAAAACTTAAGCCTCCGTATGTACTCAAAGCGGATGGTTTGGCTGCGGGTAAAGGGGTATTGATCACGGAGAGCATCGATGAGGCTAAACAGAATCTGGATGATTTGATCATCAACAAGAAGTTTGGCGATGCCAGCGCCAAGGTGCTGGTAGAGGAGTTTCTCCCGGGGATAGAGGTTTCAGTATTTGTGCTAACAGACGGAAAGGATTACCTCATACTTCCTGAGGCCAAAGATTATAAGCGCATAGGAGAGAAGGATTCAGGACCTAACACAGGGGGGATGGGCGCCATCTCACCAGTTATCTTTGCGGATAAGGATTTTATGAAAAGGGTGGAGGATGAAGTGGTGAAGCCTACTATTGAGGGCATCAGAAAGGAGCAAATGGATTACACTGGTTTTGTCTTTATAGGGCTGATGAACAGTGGCGGCGTACCTAAGGTGATTGAGTACAATGTGCGGATGGGAGATCCTGAAACGGAGGTAGTCCTGCCGCGGATTAAATCTGATTTTGTGAGTCTTCTCGAGGCTGCAGCACGCGGCACTCTTGCTAGTCAAAAGCTTGAGGTGGAGCCCTTCACCGCGGCCACCGTGATGCTCGTGGCTGGAGGATACCCCGATGCCTATGAGAAGGGAAAGGAAATATCATTTACAGATTCGATGAAATCCGTGATCACGTTTCATGCCGGCACCAGAAAAGTGCAGGACAAACTGGTGACAAACGGGGGGCGTGTAATGGCCCTGACAGGACTTGGTAAGAACATGGGGGAGGCACTTAGTCATTGCTACAAAGCGGCTGAGCATGTCAAATGGGAAGGGATTAATTTCCGTTCAGATATTGGATTTGATTTACAAGAGTTGGGTCAGTAG
- a CDS encoding mannose-1-phosphate guanylyltransferase — translation MNKNIHVVIMAGGTGTRFWPYSRNNKPKQFLDVLGTGRTLLQMTFDRFKETVPSENIWVVSNEIYKDLLAEQLPELPSENILLEPSKRNTAPCIAYAAYKIKEKDPNGVMVILPSDHVIFKEAAFVEVIGQAVDHADDERLFTIGIEPHRPETGYGYIQFEESDEEIKKVKTFTEKPELELAEKFIASGDFVWNAGIFVWSVTAIINAFETYQPELAETFEEGSGIYYTPDEPKFIKSAYSLSKSNSIDYAIMEKSDSVYVVLGDFGWSDLGSWNALHEIKTKDENENVIEGNVITYDSKDNYILSETNRVIVAQGLEGYLVADFEDVLLICKKEDSGIFRRFVTDVKMEKGEKFI, via the coding sequence ATGAACAAGAATATCCATGTAGTGATTATGGCAGGTGGTACAGGAACAAGGTTTTGGCCTTACAGCCGCAATAATAAACCAAAACAATTTCTAGATGTTTTGGGAACAGGCAGAACTTTGCTTCAAATGACCTTTGACCGGTTTAAGGAAACTGTACCCTCTGAAAATATCTGGGTGGTTTCCAACGAAATATACAAAGATCTTCTTGCCGAGCAGCTACCTGAGCTACCCAGCGAGAATATACTTCTCGAGCCCTCCAAACGAAATACAGCCCCTTGCATTGCCTACGCTGCCTATAAAATCAAAGAAAAAGATCCTAATGGCGTAATGGTCATTTTGCCATCCGATCATGTCATCTTTAAAGAAGCAGCTTTTGTGGAGGTGATTGGGCAGGCAGTGGACCACGCAGACGATGAACGTCTGTTTACTATAGGCATAGAGCCCCACAGACCTGAAACCGGATACGGTTATATCCAGTTTGAAGAATCCGACGAAGAAATCAAGAAGGTAAAGACTTTCACTGAAAAGCCCGAACTAGAACTGGCTGAGAAATTCATTGCTAGCGGCGATTTTGTATGGAATGCCGGCATTTTTGTGTGGAGTGTCACGGCCATCATCAATGCTTTTGAAACGTATCAGCCCGAGCTGGCGGAAACTTTTGAGGAAGGTTCTGGCATTTACTATACTCCCGATGAGCCGAAGTTTATCAAATCGGCTTATTCGCTCTCCAAAAGCAACTCCATAGATTATGCCATCATGGAGAAGTCGGACAGTGTATATGTGGTTTTGGGGGATTTTGGGTGGTCCGATCTGGGCTCATGGAATGCCCTGCACGAAATCAAGACCAAAGATGAGAACGAAAACGTAATAGAGGGTAATGTGATCACTTACGACTCTAAGGATAATTACATTCTCAGCGAAACCAATCGTGTGATCGTAGCCCAGGGACTGGAAGGCTACCTCGTTGCTGACTTTGAGGATGTACTCCTGATCTGCAAAAAGGAAGATTCGGGTATTTTCAGGCGGTTTGTCACCGATGTGAAAATGGAAAAAGGCGAGAAGTTTATATAA
- a CDS encoding AAA domain-containing protein — protein MEKILQSYLRRLTNLSGNNRSLLLLRLISDQFLDIHDLDFANNEPSFSVIEALIGQKERIKLCDEFDARDKSVNTTSQKLRKIQRIEQFIFQERGARDLYVGWPFVRGKFSDGTLVRCPLIFFPVSLSRGPNGWHLEQRKDVNITFNKTFLLSYAYYNKASLDEELIESVLTDLDRDSTVYRTELYGILKESNLELNFNQENFLDKLLPFVNYKKTDFETDQKNGELKLHPEAVLGIFPQAGSYLVPDYVKLLENPKTTDLSDFFTSRIKEDPEASQNIRFSDQVKEETTFTPFEMDASQEYALKLIKNGNSLTVQGPPGTGKSQLICNLISDFIARGKNVLLVCQKKAALDVVYARLQQQELHDFIGLVHDFKNDRKDIFGQIARQVDSLDEYRQKNNGLDAIHLERNFLQASRKIDQTTEELEEFKTALFDESECGKSVKELYLTSDPEQPSFSLNQQYRQFDYQHAPEFISRLSRFLDYYQKFEKKPHFWISGPSFATFTSQDFVKIKALLEEIPEFELRLKTESLQFAVLALDFETCLHFLSHQQDLSMLRTNLDNETVFQYYKHMMEFDPDEDPLWLSNLERTMLQCFKGDGPEVSLASSELGRFQEALEHAIRARKNLFSWIRWRLFSADKIFITRVLVANELKSNREGFEILLKRIDNRLNYEHIVTKIEKTPWLIEFPKTFRKIDIQNWFFYQKLGLKCIQLTRAVRTITQFIPSKTVDRGSYISALGALLSFLEKIPLQLQRWAKYISEKQVRSILLGKERVEIIQKQLTEDFDALVEYHKLKGGFTREEEKIISELVDRDHEDKQKVISLFENSLALAWIDHIETKYPILRAVSSFKIDHLTQELQQAIEDKMSISKEILLLKSRERTYENLEYNRLNNLVTYKDLYHQVTKKRKIWPIRRVISQFHEEVFSLLPCWLASPESASAIFPMAETFDLVIFDEASQCFAERGIPAMYRGRQVVIVGDDRQLQPNDLYRVRWEDESDDAPELEVDSLLGLAKQYLTEVSLRGHYRSRSLELIEFSNHHFYNGKLKLLPDYHLAKNGKPNIHYLKQNGTWKNNTNQEEAEAVIALLKKLNQSHPDKSIGIVTFNNNQQGLILDLVEQKQDASELTIPDSLFVKNIENVQGDERDIIIFSTAYAPDLKGNLQLRFGSLNQAGGENRLNVAITRAREAIYVITSLLPHQLHTEQTVNPGPKLLKAYLEYAKNVSDGQWQPESQEDTNHHQSWYLRNRLTHTESTAILEKSLPFADLTVKMNDRNQGLILTDDDLFYDTLSAKEAHSYRQTHFVEKGWPFLQFYSREFWINRSQAQEKLEKFIHRMEE, from the coding sequence ATGGAGAAAATTCTACAATCTTACTTACGTAGGCTCACCAATCTGTCCGGAAACAATCGATCACTACTCCTCCTTAGGTTGATCTCGGATCAGTTTCTCGACATTCACGATCTGGATTTTGCCAATAATGAACCCAGCTTCAGTGTGATTGAAGCACTCATAGGTCAAAAAGAGCGCATCAAACTCTGCGATGAATTTGATGCGAGAGATAAGTCTGTCAACACTACCAGCCAGAAACTCAGAAAAATTCAGCGAATAGAACAGTTTATCTTTCAGGAGCGAGGGGCCCGGGACCTTTATGTTGGGTGGCCATTCGTCCGGGGTAAATTCAGTGATGGAACCCTGGTCAGGTGCCCACTCATTTTCTTCCCGGTGTCTTTGAGTCGCGGCCCTAACGGCTGGCACCTGGAGCAACGCAAGGATGTAAACATCACCTTCAACAAAACCTTTCTGCTCAGCTATGCATATTACAATAAAGCCTCTCTGGACGAGGAATTAATTGAATCTGTGCTGACCGATCTGGACCGGGACAGCACTGTGTACCGCACGGAGCTCTACGGAATATTGAAGGAGAGCAATCTGGAATTAAACTTCAATCAGGAAAATTTTCTGGATAAGTTACTCCCCTTTGTCAACTACAAAAAAACGGATTTCGAAACAGATCAAAAAAATGGTGAGTTAAAACTACATCCAGAAGCTGTCCTGGGCATTTTCCCACAGGCGGGCTCCTACCTGGTACCGGACTACGTCAAATTACTGGAAAATCCGAAAACCACGGATCTATCGGACTTCTTTACCTCCCGAATCAAAGAGGATCCGGAGGCTTCTCAAAACATTCGCTTTTCCGATCAGGTAAAGGAAGAGACCACCTTCACGCCGTTTGAGATGGATGCCTCGCAGGAGTATGCACTCAAACTGATCAAAAACGGCAATTCCCTCACCGTGCAAGGCCCTCCGGGTACAGGCAAGTCTCAGCTTATCTGCAACCTGATCAGTGACTTTATCGCCAGAGGAAAAAACGTGCTGTTGGTCTGCCAGAAAAAAGCGGCGCTGGATGTGGTGTATGCCCGCCTGCAGCAGCAGGAGCTCCATGACTTCATCGGCCTGGTCCATGATTTCAAAAATGATCGGAAAGATATTTTCGGGCAAATCGCCAGACAGGTGGACAGTCTGGATGAATACCGCCAAAAAAACAATGGCCTGGATGCCATCCACCTGGAGCGTAACTTCCTGCAGGCCAGTAGAAAAATCGATCAGACCACAGAAGAGTTGGAGGAGTTCAAAACGGCCCTTTTCGATGAATCTGAATGTGGAAAGTCGGTAAAAGAACTTTACCTCACATCAGATCCCGAGCAGCCTTCTTTTTCCCTCAATCAGCAATATCGACAATTTGATTACCAGCATGCCCCCGAGTTTATCAGCCGACTTTCACGGTTTCTCGATTACTATCAGAAATTTGAAAAAAAACCACATTTCTGGATCTCTGGGCCCTCTTTTGCCACCTTCACAAGTCAGGACTTTGTCAAGATCAAGGCGCTCCTGGAAGAGATTCCCGAGTTTGAGCTCAGACTAAAAACTGAATCGCTCCAATTTGCCGTACTGGCCCTTGACTTTGAAACCTGCCTGCATTTCCTATCCCATCAGCAAGACCTCAGCATGCTGCGTACCAACCTGGATAACGAGACCGTGTTCCAGTATTATAAGCACATGATGGAGTTTGATCCGGATGAAGACCCGCTATGGCTCTCCAATCTGGAACGAACCATGCTGCAGTGTTTTAAAGGGGACGGACCTGAGGTTTCGCTGGCCTCAAGTGAACTCGGTCGCTTTCAGGAAGCGCTGGAGCACGCCATACGTGCCCGAAAAAACCTGTTTAGCTGGATCAGGTGGCGACTCTTTTCAGCAGACAAAATTTTCATCACCCGTGTGCTGGTAGCGAACGAGCTCAAGAGCAACCGGGAGGGATTTGAGATTCTTCTGAAACGCATTGACAACCGACTCAACTATGAGCACATTGTCACCAAAATAGAGAAAACCCCTTGGCTTATAGAATTTCCCAAAACCTTTCGGAAAATTGACATCCAGAATTGGTTTTTTTACCAAAAACTGGGGCTAAAATGTATACAGCTGACCCGAGCTGTGAGAACCATCACACAGTTTATCCCATCCAAAACAGTGGATCGTGGATCCTATATTTCCGCTCTCGGGGCGCTCCTCTCGTTCCTTGAAAAGATCCCTCTGCAACTCCAACGGTGGGCCAAATACATTTCTGAAAAGCAGGTACGCAGTATCCTCCTCGGCAAGGAGCGGGTGGAAATCATTCAAAAGCAACTCACTGAGGATTTTGATGCGTTGGTGGAGTATCACAAGCTGAAAGGAGGGTTTACCAGAGAGGAAGAAAAAATCATTTCAGAACTCGTGGACAGAGATCATGAGGACAAGCAAAAAGTGATCAGTCTTTTTGAAAACAGTCTCGCCCTGGCCTGGATCGATCACATTGAAACCAAATACCCCATTTTGAGGGCTGTTTCTTCCTTCAAGATTGACCACCTCACACAGGAGCTACAGCAGGCCATTGAAGACAAAATGAGCATCAGTAAAGAAATACTACTGCTCAAGTCACGGGAACGAACCTATGAAAACCTGGAATATAACAGGCTCAATAATCTGGTAACCTACAAGGATCTGTATCATCAGGTCACCAAGAAAAGGAAAATCTGGCCTATACGAAGGGTCATTTCACAGTTTCATGAAGAGGTATTCTCCCTGCTCCCATGCTGGCTGGCTTCTCCAGAGTCCGCATCGGCTATTTTCCCTATGGCTGAGACTTTCGACCTGGTTATTTTTGACGAAGCGTCTCAGTGCTTTGCTGAGCGGGGCATCCCGGCCATGTACCGCGGCAGACAAGTGGTCATAGTGGGTGATGATAGGCAGCTTCAGCCCAACGACCTCTACCGGGTACGATGGGAAGACGAGTCTGACGATGCGCCAGAGTTGGAGGTGGATTCTCTGCTGGGTCTGGCCAAACAGTACCTGACAGAGGTAAGCCTGAGAGGTCACTACCGTAGCAGGTCATTGGAGTTGATCGAGTTTTCCAATCATCACTTCTACAATGGCAAGCTCAAGCTACTCCCCGACTATCATCTGGCCAAAAATGGGAAGCCCAACATCCACTATTTAAAACAAAATGGTACCTGGAAAAACAACACCAACCAGGAAGAAGCAGAGGCTGTGATAGCGCTCTTGAAAAAACTCAATCAATCTCACCCTGATAAATCCATTGGTATAGTCACCTTCAACAACAATCAGCAAGGGCTCATTTTGGATTTGGTAGAGCAGAAACAAGACGCATCCGAACTTACCATCCCGGATTCGCTCTTTGTCAAGAACATAGAAAATGTGCAGGGAGATGAGCGCGACATCATCATATTCAGTACGGCCTATGCCCCTGATCTGAAAGGCAACCTACAGCTCCGCTTTGGTTCACTCAATCAGGCCGGAGGCGAAAACAGGCTAAACGTGGCCATCACCCGCGCACGTGAAGCGATCTACGTCATCACCAGCCTGCTTCCCCATCAGCTCCACACCGAGCAAACCGTCAACCCAGGCCCGAAACTGCTAAAAGCCTATCTGGAATATGCCAAAAACGTGAGTGATGGCCAGTGGCAACCCGAAAGCCAGGAAGACACCAACCACCATCAAAGCTGGTACCTAAGAAACAGACTCACGCATACGGAAAGTACCGCCATCCTGGAGAAGAGCCTGCCCTTTGCGGACCTGACGGTAAAAATGAACGACCGGAACCAAGGCCTGATTCTCACGGATGATGATCTTTTTTATGATACCCTATCGGCCAAGGAAGCACATAGTTACCGCCAAACTCATTTCGTAGAGAAAGGCTGGCCGTTTTTACAGTTTTACAGCAGAGAATTTTGGATCAACCGTTCTCAAGCTCAGGAAAAACTGGAGAAGTTTATTCACCGAATGGAAGAGTAA
- the recQ gene encoding DNA helicase RecQ produces METGIDYKLKETLKRVFGYNTFRGTQEEIIQHVMDGKNTFVIMPTGAGKSLCYQLPAIVKEGTAIVISPLIALMKNQVDQMNAVGINARFLNSTLNKGEMTRVKKETLAGDVKLLYVAPESLTKESNIEFLHKANISFVAVDEAHCISEWGHDFRPEYRKIKSIIKSFGDIPIVALTATATPKVQLDIQKNLEIEEAEVFQSSFNRTNLIYEVKPKKQAKKQLIRIVKEHKGESGIVYCLSRKKVEEIAEFLKVNGVNVAPYHAGMDGNVRMKNQDAFLNEDVDVIVATIAFGMGIDKPDVRFVVHYDVPKSIEGYYQETGRAGRDGIMSKVVMFYSYNDILKLEKFNKDKPVTERENSKYLLEEMALYAESAVCRRKQLLHYFGEEYHVENCENCDNCLHQREHFDGQDYVKKVIESVSQTEERFNLDHLSKVLLGIKSEHVLSYNHHKLKIFGAGKSNDEHFWKSIIRQTLLNEFICKDIDNPGVFKLTPKGVEFMLDPYPVDLVKDHEYETEGEEEEIEKETINTTAYDKVLFDMIKNLRKKVAKQKDLPPYVIFQDPSMEEMATLYPTTMDDLIKIVGVGESKARKFGKPFLEMIEKYVEENDIITASDVLVKSSGVKSKNKIFIIQQIDLKIDLEDIAESKEMKYEQLIREIENICFGGTKLNLNYYIDQLLDDERQEDIIDYFMNAESDSIEDAMEELRDFYSEDEVRLMRIKFMSEHAH; encoded by the coding sequence ATGGAGACCGGAATCGATTATAAACTTAAGGAAACACTGAAGCGTGTTTTCGGCTACAATACCTTCAGAGGCACTCAGGAGGAAATCATCCAGCATGTAATGGATGGGAAAAATACTTTTGTCATTATGCCCACAGGGGCTGGAAAGTCACTGTGCTATCAGCTTCCGGCTATTGTGAAGGAAGGTACAGCCATAGTCATTTCACCTCTGATCGCTTTGATGAAAAATCAGGTGGATCAAATGAATGCAGTAGGGATTAATGCCAGATTTCTCAATAGTACCCTGAATAAGGGGGAAATGACCAGGGTAAAGAAGGAGACCCTGGCTGGTGATGTGAAGTTGCTCTATGTGGCGCCAGAGTCTCTTACCAAGGAAAGCAACATAGAGTTTCTGCACAAAGCCAATATTTCGTTTGTTGCCGTGGATGAAGCCCACTGTATCTCAGAGTGGGGTCACGACTTCAGGCCCGAGTATCGAAAAATCAAGTCCATCATTAAAAGCTTCGGTGATATTCCGATTGTGGCGCTCACCGCCACGGCCACTCCCAAGGTGCAGTTGGATATTCAGAAGAACCTTGAAATAGAAGAAGCAGAGGTCTTCCAAAGCTCATTTAACCGAACCAACCTCATCTACGAGGTGAAGCCCAAGAAGCAAGCAAAAAAACAGCTTATCAGAATCGTAAAAGAGCATAAGGGCGAATCCGGGATTGTTTACTGCCTGAGCAGAAAAAAGGTGGAGGAAATCGCGGAGTTTCTAAAAGTAAACGGTGTGAATGTGGCACCATACCATGCAGGCATGGATGGAAATGTGCGAATGAAAAACCAGGACGCATTTCTTAATGAAGACGTGGACGTGATCGTAGCCACGATAGCCTTCGGTATGGGTATAGATAAACCCGATGTTCGTTTTGTGGTGCACTATGATGTGCCCAAGTCCATCGAGGGGTACTATCAGGAAACAGGCAGGGCCGGTAGAGACGGTATCATGAGTAAAGTGGTCATGTTCTACAGCTACAATGATATCCTGAAACTCGAAAAGTTCAACAAGGATAAGCCAGTTACTGAAAGAGAGAACTCTAAGTACCTGCTGGAGGAAATGGCGCTATATGCAGAGTCTGCGGTATGTCGCCGCAAGCAATTGCTGCATTATTTTGGAGAGGAGTACCACGTAGAGAACTGTGAAAACTGTGACAATTGCCTCCATCAGAGAGAGCACTTTGATGGGCAAGACTATGTGAAAAAGGTGATAGAGTCAGTGTCACAGACAGAAGAGCGGTTTAATCTCGACCACCTGAGTAAGGTGCTACTGGGCATCAAGTCTGAGCACGTACTGAGTTACAACCATCACAAACTTAAAATCTTCGGTGCGGGCAAGAGCAATGATGAGCACTTCTGGAAGTCCATCATCAGACAGACTCTGTTGAATGAGTTTATTTGTAAAGACATTGATAATCCCGGCGTATTCAAGCTCACCCCAAAGGGGGTGGAATTTATGCTGGATCCTTATCCGGTAGACCTGGTCAAAGACCATGAATACGAAACTGAGGGAGAGGAAGAAGAAATAGAAAAGGAGACCATTAATACCACGGCGTATGATAAGGTGCTCTTTGATATGATCAAAAATCTGAGGAAGAAGGTAGCCAAGCAGAAGGATCTTCCACCTTACGTTATTTTTCAGGATCCTTCAATGGAGGAGATGGCCACGCTTTATCCCACCACCATGGATGACCTCATCAAGATTGTGGGTGTCGGGGAAAGCAAAGCCCGCAAATTCGGAAAGCCGTTTTTGGAGATGATTGAAAAATATGTTGAGGAAAACGACATTATCACCGCATCAGATGTGCTGGTGAAGTCGTCTGGCGTCAAATCCAAGAACAAGATTTTTATCATCCAGCAGATTGACCTGAAGATAGACCTGGAAGATATAGCCGAGTCAAAGGAGATGAAATATGAGCAGCTCATACGTGAAATTGAAAACATTTGCTTCGGAGGCACCAAACTCAATCTCAATTACTACATCGATCAGCTGCTGGATGACGAGCGTCAGGAGGATATCATCGATTATTTCATGAATGCAGAGTCTGATAGCATTGAAGATGCCATGGAAGAGTTGCGCGATTTCTATTCCGAGGATGAAGTGAGACTCATGCGAATCAAATTCATGTCAGAACATGCGCATTAA
- a CDS encoding regulatory iron-sulfur-containing complex subunit RicT produces the protein MGCASCSTAGSEDGVALGCNNNGGCSTGGCNKMNVFDWLSNMEDPIVSDFNIVEVRFKNGRKEFFTNNNHLNLTTGDAVVVDVPNGHHIGHVSLQGELVRLQMKKRSVEENEEIKNIYRIASQRDIDKYREVKKREMPTLYRTRQIIEDLKIGMKLTDVEYQADNTKATFYYSAEERVDFRELIKLLAGEFKIRVEMRQISLRQEAGRLGGIGSCGRELCCSTWLGDFKSVSTQAARYQNLSLNPSKLSGQCGRLKCCLNYELDTYMEALKDIPEVEKPLETAKGRAKLQKTDIFRKIMWFGYDDENTWYPLDVKRVNEILELNKAGKKPVTLAEDVVEVVKDDVGLNSDLVAMDRKFSKGDPKSKGKNKKRKFNKNKNKNKNRKNRPNNQNKPS, from the coding sequence ATGGGATGTGCATCGTGTAGTACGGCTGGCAGTGAGGATGGAGTGGCCTTAGGTTGTAATAACAATGGCGGCTGCAGTACTGGCGGCTGCAATAAAATGAACGTGTTTGACTGGCTTTCCAATATGGAAGATCCTATAGTCAGTGATTTCAATATAGTGGAAGTCCGGTTCAAGAACGGACGCAAAGAATTCTTCACGAATAATAATCATTTAAACCTGACTACCGGCGATGCTGTGGTAGTGGATGTGCCGAATGGTCATCATATCGGTCACGTGTCCCTGCAGGGGGAGCTGGTGCGTCTTCAGATGAAGAAGCGTAGCGTAGAAGAAAACGAAGAAATCAAAAACATTTACCGCATAGCTTCCCAGCGCGACATTGATAAGTACCGGGAAGTGAAAAAGCGCGAAATGCCCACGCTCTATCGCACCCGTCAGATCATCGAGGACCTCAAGATCGGCATGAAACTGACCGATGTGGAGTATCAGGCAGATAACACCAAAGCCACTTTTTACTATTCCGCAGAAGAGCGGGTTGATTTCAGAGAGCTGATCAAATTGCTGGCCGGCGAATTCAAAATTCGTGTGGAGATGCGTCAGATTAGCCTGCGCCAGGAGGCCGGAAGGCTTGGCGGTATCGGCTCCTGTGGCCGGGAGCTTTGTTGCTCTACGTGGCTAGGCGACTTTAAGAGTGTAAGCACCCAGGCAGCACGGTATCAGAACCTTTCATTGAATCCGAGTAAACTTTCAGGTCAATGCGGACGTCTCAAGTGCTGCCTGAACTATGAGCTGGATACCTACATGGAGGCGCTCAAGGATATTCCGGAAGTGGAAAAGCCCCTGGAAACAGCCAAAGGGAGGGCCAAACTTCAAAAGACTGATATATTCAGGAAAATCATGTGGTTTGGGTACGATGATGAAAACACCTGGTATCCACTGGATGTGAAACGGGTGAATGAGATCCTGGAATTGAACAAAGCCGGAAAGAAACCTGTGACCCTGGCTGAGGATGTGGTGGAAGTGGTGAAAGATGACGTAGGGTTGAATAGTGACCTGGTGGCCATGGATAGAAAATTCTCCAAAGGAGATCCAAAATCTAAAGGGAAGAACAAAAAGCGCAAGTTCAATAAGAATAAAAACAAGAACAAGAACCGAAAGAATCGTCCCAATAATCAGAATAAACCATCATGA
- the rlmB gene encoding 23S rRNA (guanosine(2251)-2'-O)-methyltransferase RlmB: MEVKKNEHMIYGIRAVIETIHAGKDLEKVFIQKGLKGDLAKELQGLIHGRQIPLSTVPVEKINSFTRKNHQGVVAFLSPVQYHKIDHVLPAVFENRRVPLILILDRVTDVRNFGGIARTAECMGVDAILIPTKNSAQINADAIKTSAGALNFIPVCREANLKEAIQFLKDSGLQIVASTEKAESYFQDIDLMVPTAIIVGSEDEGISSAYLAMADKQVKIPISGEIASLNVSVAAAMALYEVNRQRLI, encoded by the coding sequence ATGGAAGTAAAGAAAAATGAACATATGATCTATGGCATACGGGCTGTCATAGAAACCATCCATGCAGGAAAGGATCTTGAGAAAGTGTTCATTCAGAAGGGGTTGAAAGGGGATCTGGCGAAAGAGCTTCAGGGGCTTATTCATGGGAGACAGATTCCACTCTCCACGGTGCCTGTAGAAAAAATCAACAGTTTTACCCGTAAAAACCATCAGGGAGTGGTGGCCTTTTTGTCTCCTGTACAATACCACAAAATAGACCATGTGCTGCCTGCCGTATTTGAAAACAGACGTGTGCCTCTTATCCTTATACTGGATAGGGTTACGGATGTCAGAAATTTTGGAGGGATTGCCCGTACTGCTGAGTGCATGGGTGTGGATGCCATACTGATCCCTACCAAAAACAGTGCTCAAATCAATGCGGATGCCATCAAGACGTCAGCCGGAGCACTCAATTTTATTCCCGTGTGCAGAGAGGCCAATCTGAAAGAAGCCATCCAGTTCTTAAAGGACTCTGGGCTTCAGATAGTGGCCAGTACTGAGAAAGCAGAGTCTTACTTTCAGGATATCGATTTGATGGTACCCACGGCCATCATAGTGGGTTCTGAAGATGAGGGAATTTCATCTGCCTACCTGGCCATGGCCGATAAACAGGTGAAAATCCCTATCAGTGGAGAAATAGCTTCGCTAAATGTGTCAGTGGCTGCCGCCATGGCTCTGTACGAAGTAAATAGGCAAAGGCTTATATAA